Proteins from one Streptomyces sp. NBC_00390 genomic window:
- a CDS encoding DUF948 domain-containing protein has product MTGGEVAGLLVAVFWAILVSFLAVVLVRLAQTLRATTKLVADVTEQAVPLLADASVTVRAAQTQLDRVDAIASDVQEVTSNASALSTTVASTFGGPLVKVAAFGYGVRRALGRTSDDTPAAPTRRTLIVGRTVPAARRGKRKG; this is encoded by the coding sequence GTGACCGGTGGAGAGGTTGCCGGGCTTCTGGTGGCCGTCTTCTGGGCGATCCTGGTCTCCTTCCTCGCCGTGGTGCTGGTGAGGCTGGCGCAGACGCTCAGGGCGACCACCAAGCTGGTTGCGGACGTGACCGAACAGGCCGTTCCGCTGCTGGCAGACGCCTCCGTGACGGTACGCGCGGCGCAGACCCAGCTCGACCGGGTCGATGCCATCGCATCCGACGTCCAGGAAGTCACCTCCAACGCCTCCGCGCTCTCCACGACGGTCGCATCGACCTTCGGCGGCCCCCTGGTCAAGGTCGCCGCCTTCGGGTACGGCGTACGCCGGGCGCTGGGCCGCACGAGCGACGACACCCCCGCCGCGCCGACCCGTCGCACGCTGATCGTCGGACGCACGGTGCCGGCCGCGAGGCGCGGAAAGCGGAAAGGCTGA
- a CDS encoding DUF6167 family protein yields MFRRTFWFTAGAAAGVWATTKVNRKLKQLTPESLAAQAANRAVEAGHRLKDFALDVRSGMLQREAELGEVLGLNTSPDRELPAQPRLGAVERSGPAPIAYLHSKHAPAKPPKAERPQTNDSPTEHSYNRNEDH; encoded by the coding sequence ATGTTCCGCCGCACGTTCTGGTTCACCGCCGGCGCAGCAGCCGGAGTGTGGGCCACCACCAAGGTCAACCGCAAGCTCAAGCAGCTCACCCCTGAAAGCCTTGCGGCGCAGGCCGCGAACAGGGCGGTCGAGGCGGGCCACCGCCTCAAGGACTTCGCCCTCGACGTCCGGTCGGGGATGCTGCAGCGCGAGGCGGAGCTCGGCGAGGTGCTGGGCCTGAACACATCGCCGGACCGCGAGCTCCCCGCCCAGCCGAGGCTGGGTGCGGTCGAACGCAGCGGGCCCGCGCCCATCGCCTACCTGCACAGCAAGCACGCACCGGCGAAGCCGCCGAAGGCGGAGCGACCGCAGACCAACGATTCACCCACCGAGCATTCGTACAACCGGAATGAGGACCACTGA
- the alaS gene encoding alanine--tRNA ligase: MESAEIRRRWLSFFEERGHTVVPSASLIADDPTLLLVNAGMVPFKPYFLGEAKPPAPRATSVQKCVRTPDIEEVGKTTRHGTFFQMCGNFSFGDYFKEGAIKYAWELLTGSVADGGYGLEPEKLWITVYLDDDEAETIWRDVIGVPAERIQRLGKKDNFWSMGVPGPCGPCSEINYDRGPEFGAEGGPAVNDERYVEIWNLVFMQYERGAGEGKEDFPILGDLPSKNIDTGLGLERLAMILQGVQNMYETDTLRVVMDKATGLTGVRYGDKHDTDVSMRVVADHMRTSVMLIGDGVTPGNEGRGYVLRRIMRRAIRNMRLMGASGPVVKDLIDVVIDTMGQQYPELITDRRRIETVALAEEAAFLKALKGGTNILDTAVTETKAAGGTVLAGDKAFLLHDTWGFPIDLTLEMAAEQGLSVDEDGFRRLMTEQRDRAKADARAKKTGHADVSAYREIADGAGVTEFTGYTANEGESTVVGLLVNGVPSPAASEGDDVEVVLDRTPFYAEGGGQLADQGRIKLDSGAVIEVRDVQQPVPGVSVHKGSVQVGEVTVGASAYAAIDVKRRRAIARAHSATHLTHQALRDALGPTAAQAGSENSPGRFRFDFGSPNAVPGTVLTDVEQRINEVLSRELDVHAEIMSIDEAKKQGAIAEFGEKYGERVRVVTIGDFSKELCGGTHVHNTAQLGLVKLLGESSIGSGVRRVEALVGVDAYSFLAKEHTVVAQLQELVKGRPEELPEKIAAMLGKLKDAEKEIEKFRAEKVLGAAAGLASGAKDVRGVALVTGTVPDGTAADDLRKLVLDVRGRLDQMSGAGDRPSVVALFTTAGGRPLTVIATNEAARERGLKAGDLVRAAAKTLGGGGGGKPDVAQGGGQNPQAIGEAVAAVERLVAETA, encoded by the coding sequence ATGGAGTCGGCTGAAATCCGCCGCCGCTGGCTGAGCTTCTTCGAGGAGCGCGGGCACACCGTCGTCCCTTCGGCGTCGCTCATCGCGGACGACCCGACTCTGCTGCTGGTCAACGCGGGCATGGTGCCCTTCAAGCCGTACTTCCTCGGTGAGGCCAAGCCGCCCGCCCCGCGGGCCACCAGCGTGCAGAAGTGCGTCCGCACGCCGGACATCGAAGAGGTCGGCAAGACCACCCGGCACGGCACGTTCTTCCAGATGTGCGGCAACTTCTCCTTCGGTGACTACTTCAAGGAAGGCGCCATCAAGTACGCCTGGGAGCTGCTCACCGGCTCCGTGGCGGACGGCGGCTACGGCCTGGAGCCCGAGAAGCTCTGGATCACCGTCTACCTCGACGACGACGAGGCCGAGACGATCTGGCGCGACGTGATCGGCGTGCCCGCCGAGCGGATCCAGCGCCTGGGCAAGAAGGACAACTTCTGGTCCATGGGCGTCCCCGGCCCCTGCGGACCCTGCTCCGAGATCAACTACGACCGCGGCCCGGAGTTCGGCGCCGAGGGCGGCCCCGCCGTCAACGACGAGCGCTACGTGGAGATCTGGAACCTCGTCTTCATGCAGTACGAGCGAGGCGCCGGCGAGGGCAAGGAGGACTTCCCGATCCTCGGCGACCTGCCCTCCAAGAACATCGACACCGGTCTCGGCCTCGAACGCCTCGCCATGATCCTGCAGGGCGTACAGAACATGTACGAGACCGACACCCTGCGCGTCGTGATGGACAAGGCCACCGGGCTCACCGGTGTCCGCTACGGCGACAAGCACGACACGGACGTCTCGATGCGCGTGGTCGCGGACCACATGCGCACCTCCGTCATGCTCATCGGCGACGGCGTCACGCCGGGCAACGAGGGCCGCGGCTATGTGCTGCGCCGCATCATGCGCCGTGCCATCCGCAACATGCGCCTCATGGGCGCCTCCGGTCCGGTCGTCAAGGACCTCATCGACGTCGTGATCGACACGATGGGGCAGCAGTACCCGGAGCTCATCACCGACCGCAGGCGCATCGAGACCGTCGCGCTCGCCGAAGAGGCCGCCTTCCTCAAGGCCCTCAAGGGCGGCACGAACATCCTCGACACCGCCGTGACCGAGACCAAGGCCGCCGGCGGCACCGTCCTGGCCGGCGACAAGGCGTTCCTGCTCCACGACACCTGGGGCTTCCCGATCGACCTCACCCTTGAGATGGCCGCCGAGCAGGGCCTGTCCGTGGACGAGGACGGCTTCCGCCGTCTGATGACGGAGCAGCGCGACCGCGCCAAGGCCGACGCCAGGGCCAAGAAGACCGGTCACGCCGACGTCTCCGCCTACCGCGAGATCGCCGACGGCGCCGGTGTCACCGAGTTCACCGGATACACGGCCAACGAGGGCGAGTCCACGGTCGTCGGCCTGCTCGTCAACGGTGTCCCGTCGCCCGCCGCCTCCGAGGGTGACGATGTCGAGGTCGTCCTCGACCGCACCCCGTTCTACGCCGAGGGCGGTGGCCAGCTCGCCGACCAGGGACGTATCAAGCTCGACTCGGGCGCCGTCATCGAGGTGCGCGACGTCCAGCAGCCGGTCCCCGGTGTCTCCGTGCACAAGGGCTCCGTCCAGGTCGGCGAGGTGACGGTCGGCGCCTCCGCCTACGCCGCCATCGACGTCAAGCGCCGCCGTGCCATCGCCCGCGCCCACAGCGCCACCCACCTGACCCACCAGGCGCTGCGCGATGCCCTCGGCCCGACGGCCGCCCAGGCCGGTTCGGAGAACTCGCCGGGCCGTTTCCGCTTCGACTTCGGCTCGCCCAACGCCGTTCCCGGCACGGTCCTCACCGATGTCGAGCAGAGGATCAACGAGGTCCTCTCGCGTGAGCTCGATGTGCACGCCGAGATCATGAGCATCGACGAGGCCAAGAAGCAGGGCGCCATCGCCGAGTTCGGTGAGAAGTACGGCGAGCGCGTGCGCGTCGTGACCATCGGCGACTTCTCCAAGGAGCTGTGCGGCGGTACGCATGTGCACAACACCGCCCAGCTGGGCCTGGTGAAGCTGCTCGGCGAATCGTCGATCGGTTCCGGTGTGCGCCGTGTCGAGGCGCTGGTCGGCGTGGACGCCTACAGCTTCCTCGCCAAGGAGCACACGGTCGTCGCCCAGCTCCAGGAGCTGGTCAAGGGCCGTCCGGAGGAGCTCCCGGAGAAGATCGCCGCCATGCTCGGCAAGCTCAAGGACGCCGAGAAGGAGATCGAGAAGTTCCGTGCGGAGAAGGTGCTCGGCGCCGCCGCCGGTCTCGCCTCGGGTGCCAAGGACGTCCGCGGTGTCGCGCTGGTGACGGGCACGGTGCCGGACGGCACCGCAGCCGACGATCTGCGCAAGCTGGTCCTCGACGTCCGCGGTCGGCTGGATCAAATGTCCGGGGCCGGCGACCGTCCTTCCGTCGTGGCCCTGTTCACCACCGCGGGCGGCCGTCCGCTGACCGTCATCGCCACCAACGAGGCCGCTCGCGAGCGCGGTCTCAAGGCCGGCGACCTGGTCCGTGCGGCCGCCAAGACCCTCGGCGGCGGCGGTGGCGGCAAGCCGGACGTCGCCCAGGGCGGCGGCCAGAACCCGCAGGCCATCGGCGAAGCCGTGGCCGCCGTCGAGCGCCTCGTCGCCGAGACCGCGTGA
- the ruvX gene encoding Holliday junction resolvase RuvX: MRRGRRLAIDVGDARIGVASCDPDGVLATPVETVQGRDVPAAHRRLRQLVEEYEPIEVVVGLPRSLSGGEGPAAAKVRAFAQELARGVTPVPVRLVDERMTTVTASQGLRASGVKSKKGRSVIDQAAAVIILQNALESERVSDNPPGEGVEVVI; the protein is encoded by the coding sequence ATGCGCCGCGGCCGACGCCTCGCGATCGATGTCGGGGACGCCCGTATCGGGGTCGCCTCGTGCGACCCCGACGGGGTCCTCGCGACGCCGGTGGAGACCGTGCAGGGACGTGATGTCCCGGCCGCCCACCGGCGGCTGCGGCAGCTGGTCGAGGAGTACGAGCCGATCGAGGTCGTGGTCGGCCTGCCCCGCTCGCTCAGCGGCGGGGAGGGCCCGGCCGCGGCCAAGGTCCGTGCCTTCGCCCAGGAGTTGGCGCGGGGCGTCACCCCGGTGCCGGTACGACTGGTCGACGAGAGGATGACCACAGTGACAGCAAGCCAGGGGCTGCGCGCCTCGGGCGTGAAGTCGAAAAAGGGCAGGTCGGTCATCGATCAGGCGGCCGCTGTGATCATCCTTCAGAATGCTCTTGAGTCTGAACGGGTATCCGATAATCCGCCCGGCGAGGGCGTCGAAGTGGTCATCTGA
- the mltG gene encoding endolytic transglycosylase MltG yields the protein MTEYGRGPGSEPWHPEDPLYGDQGWRGQQADGHAPYGGQPQQQYPQQPQQYGTPPDPHQQGYGQQYGQDPYGQGQQQYGQQPGQQYPQQAPQQYGQGQQQYHPQAPQSYGQGQGQQQYQQQQYTGAWETGQHPVMPYGADPTGTYAGQPAPGYGSRQEADYYGTPQAYPPPEPPNRRRQPEPDPAPDWDAEDSQAENHPFFTGAGGRDDDDDDEYDDDPGDRRRDDGGRDRGGKGKKKGRNGMACLLVATVLVGGLGGAAYFGYEFWQEQFGGAPDYDGSGSGSAAVTIPKGATGYEIGNILKAAGVVKSVDAFVSAQSQNPDGNSIQDGAYLLKKGMSAKSAVALMLNPESRNVLIIPEGQRNSQIYEQIDKELELKAGTTKSVATAKAKNLGLPKWATGHRDVKDPLEGFLFPASYPLPKGTKPEALLKEMVARAGKEYEKAGLEKKAKGLGLKSPWELLTLASLVQVEGKTKDDYRKMSEVVYNRLKPTNTETNQLLQFDSAFNYLKGQSKIDIPEDEINSNQDPYNTYTQKGLTPGPISNPGNVALSAALNPTQEGWLYFVATDGRHKTEFAKTHAEFLKLKAKFDESRD from the coding sequence ATGACTGAGTATGGCCGGGGCCCGGGCTCCGAACCGTGGCATCCCGAGGATCCCTTGTACGGGGACCAGGGGTGGAGAGGGCAGCAGGCCGACGGCCATGCCCCGTACGGCGGCCAGCCGCAGCAGCAGTACCCGCAGCAGCCGCAGCAGTACGGCACGCCTCCGGACCCGCATCAGCAGGGTTACGGCCAGCAGTACGGCCAGGATCCGTACGGCCAGGGTCAGCAGCAGTACGGTCAGCAGCCCGGACAGCAGTACCCCCAGCAGGCCCCGCAGCAGTACGGCCAGGGCCAGCAGCAGTACCACCCGCAGGCGCCCCAGTCGTACGGCCAGGGCCAGGGCCAGCAGCAGTATCAGCAGCAGCAGTACACCGGCGCCTGGGAGACGGGACAGCACCCGGTCATGCCGTACGGCGCCGATCCGACGGGCACCTACGCGGGACAGCCGGCACCCGGTTACGGCAGCCGGCAGGAGGCCGACTACTACGGCACTCCCCAGGCCTATCCGCCACCGGAGCCCCCGAACCGCAGGCGGCAGCCCGAACCCGACCCCGCGCCGGACTGGGACGCGGAGGACTCGCAGGCGGAGAACCACCCCTTCTTCACCGGCGCCGGCGGCCGCGACGACGACGATGACGACGAGTACGACGACGACCCGGGCGATCGGCGTCGCGACGACGGCGGACGCGATCGCGGGGGCAAGGGCAAGAAAAAGGGCCGCAACGGCATGGCCTGCCTCCTCGTCGCCACGGTCCTCGTCGGCGGCCTCGGCGGTGCCGCCTACTTCGGCTACGAGTTCTGGCAGGAGCAGTTCGGCGGGGCACCGGACTACGACGGCAGCGGCAGCGGTTCCGCAGCCGTGACGATTCCCAAGGGCGCCACCGGCTACGAGATCGGCAACATTCTCAAGGCCGCCGGTGTGGTCAAGAGCGTCGACGCGTTCGTGTCCGCCCAGAGCCAGAACCCCGACGGGAACTCCATCCAGGACGGTGCCTACCTCCTGAAGAAGGGCATGTCGGCGAAGAGCGCGGTCGCCCTGATGCTCAACCCGGAAAGCCGTAACGTCCTGATCATTCCCGAGGGTCAGCGCAACAGCCAGATCTACGAACAGATCGACAAGGAGCTCGAGCTCAAGGCAGGCACCACGAAGTCGGTCGCGACCGCCAAGGCCAAGAACCTGGGCCTGCCCAAGTGGGCGACCGGCCACCGCGACGTCAAGGACCCGCTGGAAGGTTTCCTCTTCCCGGCCAGCTATCCGCTGCCCAAGGGAACCAAGCCCGAGGCCCTCCTCAAGGAGATGGTCGCCCGGGCCGGCAAGGAGTACGAGAAGGCCGGCCTGGAGAAAAAGGCAAAGGGCCTGGGGCTCAAGAGCCCGTGGGAGCTGCTCACGCTCGCGAGCCTGGTGCAGGTCGAGGGCAAGACCAAGGACGACTACCGCAAGATGTCCGAGGTCGTCTACAACCGCCTCAAGCCCACCAACACCGAGACGAACCAGCTGCTCCAGTTCGACTCGGCATTCAACTACCTCAAGGGCCAGAGCAAGATTGACATCCCTGAGGACGAGATCAACAGCAACCAGGACCCGTACAACACGTACACGCAGAAGGGCCTGACACCGGGGCCCATCAGCAACCCTGGCAACGTGGCGCTGTCGGCGGCGCTCAATCCGACTCAGGAAGGCTGGCTGTACTTCGTGGCGACCGACGGCCGGCACAAGACGGAGTTCGCCAAGACGCACGCCGAGTTCCTGAAGCTGAAGGCGAAGTTCGATGAAAGCCGGGACTGA
- a CDS encoding shikimate dehydrogenase, protein MKAGTEVRRAAVLGSPITHSLSPVLHRAAYAELGLTDWSYERYEVDEFRLADFMRKLDSTWAGLSLTMPLKRAVIPLLDGISDTAASVEAVNTVVITEDGRRLGDNTDIPGMVAALRERGVGKVESAAVLGSGATAASALAALSRICTGPVTAYVRSEARAQEMRGWGERIGLDVRTADWAEAPGAFAAPLVIATTPAGTTDALATAVPDGPGTLFDVLYEPWPTPLAAAWSRRGGAVVGGLDLLVHQAVLQVEQMTGRSPAPLQAMRIAGEQALEAR, encoded by the coding sequence ATGAAAGCCGGGACTGAGGTCCGCCGGGCGGCGGTCCTCGGCTCACCCATCACGCACTCACTGTCGCCGGTGCTGCACCGCGCCGCCTACGCGGAGCTGGGCCTCACCGACTGGTCGTACGAACGGTACGAGGTGGACGAGTTCCGGCTCGCCGACTTCATGAGGAAGCTCGACAGCACATGGGCCGGGCTGTCGCTGACCATGCCGCTCAAGCGGGCGGTCATTCCCCTGCTGGACGGCATCAGCGACACCGCTGCCTCTGTGGAGGCCGTCAACACCGTCGTCATCACCGAGGACGGCAGGCGCCTCGGCGACAACACGGACATCCCCGGGATGGTCGCCGCCCTGCGCGAGCGGGGTGTGGGGAAGGTGGAGTCGGCCGCCGTCCTCGGGTCGGGCGCCACCGCCGCATCGGCGCTCGCCGCACTGTCCCGTATCTGTACGGGGCCGGTCACCGCCTACGTACGCAGCGAGGCGCGCGCTCAGGAGATGCGTGGGTGGGGCGAGCGCATCGGCCTCGACGTGCGCACCGCCGACTGGGCCGAGGCGCCCGGCGCCTTCGCGGCGCCGCTGGTGATCGCGACGACTCCGGCCGGGACGACCGACGCTCTCGCCACCGCCGTGCCCGACGGGCCGGGGACGCTCTTCGACGTGCTGTACGAACCCTGGCCCACCCCGCTCGCGGCCGCCTGGTCGCGGCGCGGCGGTGCGGTGGTAGGAGGACTCGATCTTCTGGTCCACCAGGCGGTGCTCCAGGTCGAGCAGATGACGGGCCGTTCGCCTGCCCCGCTGCAGGCGATGCGTATCGCTGGTGAACAGGCGCTCGAAGCCCGCTAG
- the aroC gene encoding chorismate synthase produces MSRLRWLTAGESHGPALVATLEGLPAGVPVTTEMVADHLARRRLGYGRGARMKFERDEVTFLGGVRHGLTMGSPVAVMVGNTEWPKWEKVMAADPVDPDELAQLARNAPLTRPRPGHADLAGMQKYALEEARPILERASARETAARVALGAVARSYLKETAGIEIVSHVVELAAAKAPYGVYPTPADVEKLDADPVRCLDADASKAMVAEIDQAHKDGDTLGGVVEVLAYGVPVGLGSHVHWDRRLDARLAAALMGIQAIKGVEVGDGFELARVPGSKAHDEIVPTEDGIKRTSGRSGGTEGGMSTGELLRVRAAMKPIATVPRALRTVDVETGEPAAAHHQRSDVCAVPAAGIVAEAMVALVLADAVAEKFGGDSVTETRRNVRSYLDHLHIR; encoded by the coding sequence TTGAGCAGGTTGCGTTGGCTGACCGCGGGCGAGTCGCACGGACCCGCACTGGTGGCGACGCTGGAGGGTCTTCCCGCCGGTGTCCCCGTCACCACCGAAATGGTGGCGGACCACCTCGCCCGGCGGCGCCTCGGCTATGGACGCGGTGCCCGGATGAAGTTCGAGCGCGACGAGGTCACCTTCCTCGGCGGTGTGCGGCACGGTCTGACCATGGGATCACCGGTCGCGGTCATGGTGGGCAACACGGAGTGGCCCAAGTGGGAGAAGGTCATGGCGGCCGACCCCGTCGACCCCGACGAGCTGGCCCAGCTCGCCCGTAACGCACCGCTGACCCGGCCCCGGCCCGGCCACGCCGACCTGGCCGGTATGCAGAAGTACGCGCTGGAGGAGGCCCGGCCGATCCTGGAGCGCGCCAGCGCCCGCGAGACCGCGGCCAGGGTCGCGCTCGGCGCGGTCGCCCGCTCCTACCTGAAGGAGACGGCCGGCATCGAGATCGTCTCCCACGTCGTGGAGCTGGCCGCGGCCAAGGCCCCGTACGGCGTCTACCCGACGCCCGCCGACGTGGAGAAGCTGGACGCGGATCCGGTGCGCTGCCTGGACGCGGACGCCTCGAAGGCGATGGTCGCCGAGATCGACCAGGCCCACAAGGACGGCGACACCCTCGGTGGTGTGGTCGAGGTGCTCGCCTACGGGGTGCCCGTAGGCCTCGGCTCGCACGTCCACTGGGACCGCCGCCTGGACGCCCGGCTCGCCGCCGCCCTGATGGGCATTCAGGCGATCAAGGGCGTCGAGGTCGGCGACGGCTTCGAGCTCGCCCGGGTGCCCGGCTCCAAGGCGCATGACGAGATCGTCCCGACCGAGGACGGCATCAAGCGGACCTCCGGCCGCTCCGGAGGCACCGAAGGCGGGATGTCCACCGGTGAACTGCTGCGCGTGCGCGCCGCGATGAAGCCGATCGCGACCGTGCCGCGGGCTCTGCGGACCGTCGACGTCGAGACGGGCGAGCCTGCCGCGGCCCACCACCAGCGCTCCGACGTCTGTGCGGTGCCGGCTGCCGGAATCGTCGCCGAGGCCATGGTCGCGCTGGTGCTCGCGGACGCCGTCGCGGAGAAGTTCGGCGGCGACAGCGTCACCGAGACCCGGCGCAACGTCCGTTCCTACCTCGACCACCTGCACATCCGGTGA
- a CDS encoding shikimate kinase: MGSGKSTVGELLADRLGVPYRDTDADIVAAEGREISDIFIEDGEPHFRALERAAVRTAIDEHTGVLALGGGAILDEGTRELLAGLPVAYLSMDVEEAVRRVGLNTARPLLAVNPRRQWRELMEARRHLYTEVARVVVATDDRTPEEVAQAVLDALELPHSPGDGPRTPGKEETS; encoded by the coding sequence ATGGGCTCGGGCAAGTCCACGGTCGGCGAGCTGCTCGCCGACCGGCTCGGCGTGCCCTACCGGGACACCGACGCCGACATCGTCGCGGCCGAGGGCCGGGAGATCTCGGACATCTTCATCGAGGACGGCGAGCCGCACTTCCGTGCGCTGGAACGCGCCGCGGTGCGGACCGCGATCGACGAGCACACGGGCGTGCTCGCCCTCGGCGGAGGCGCCATCCTCGACGAAGGAACCCGGGAACTGCTTGCCGGGCTGCCCGTCGCCTATCTCTCGATGGACGTCGAGGAAGCCGTCAGGCGCGTCGGGCTGAACACCGCCCGCCCGCTGCTCGCTGTCAACCCGCGCCGCCAGTGGCGCGAGCTGATGGAGGCCCGGCGTCATCTGTACACCGAGGTGGCCCGGGTCGTGGTGGCCACCGACGACCGCACCCCTGAAGAGGTCGCCCAGGCGGTCCTCGACGCACTGGAGTTGCCGCATTCCCCGGGGGACGGCCCCCGGACCCCCGGCAAGGAAGAGACATCATGA
- the aroB gene encoding 3-dehydroquinate synthase, translated as MTEQAVTRIQVGGTAGTDPYDVLVGRRLLGELPGLIGTRAQRVAVIHPEALAETGEALRGDLAEQGYEAVAIQVPNAEEAKTAEVAAYCWKALGQTGFTRTDVVVGVGGGATTDLAGFVAATWLRGVRWITVPTTVLGMVDAAVGGKTGINTAEGKNLVGAFHPPAGVLCDLAALDSLPVNDYVSGMAEIIKAGFIADPVILDLVEADPQGARTPAGPHTAELIERAIRVKAEVVSSDLKESGLREILNYGHTLAHAIEKNERYKWRHGAAVSVGMVFAAELGRLAGRLDDATADRHRSVLASVGLPLTYRGDQWPKLLETMKVDKKSRGSVLRFIVLDGLAKPTVLEGPDPAVLLAAYGEVSA; from the coding sequence ATGACGGAGCAGGCAGTGACGCGTATCCAGGTCGGCGGCACCGCGGGCACCGACCCGTACGACGTGCTCGTCGGCCGGCGGCTGCTCGGCGAGCTGCCCGGCCTGATCGGGACCAGGGCCCAGCGTGTGGCCGTCATCCACCCCGAGGCACTCGCCGAGACCGGTGAGGCGCTGCGCGGTGACCTCGCCGAGCAGGGGTACGAGGCCGTTGCCATCCAGGTGCCCAATGCCGAGGAGGCCAAGACCGCCGAGGTCGCCGCGTACTGCTGGAAGGCGCTCGGCCAGACGGGCTTCACCCGCACCGATGTCGTCGTGGGTGTCGGTGGCGGCGCCACGACCGACCTCGCCGGGTTCGTCGCGGCGACCTGGCTGCGCGGAGTGCGCTGGATCACCGTGCCGACGACCGTGCTCGGCATGGTGGACGCGGCGGTCGGCGGCAAGACCGGGATCAACACCGCCGAGGGCAAGAACCTCGTCGGCGCGTTCCACCCGCCGGCCGGAGTGCTGTGCGACCTGGCCGCGCTCGACTCGCTTCCGGTCAACGACTACGTCAGCGGAATGGCCGAGATCATCAAGGCCGGGTTCATCGCCGACCCGGTGATCCTCGATCTCGTCGAGGCGGACCCGCAAGGGGCGCGTACGCCCGCCGGGCCGCACACCGCCGAGCTGATCGAGCGTGCGATCCGGGTCAAGGCCGAGGTCGTCTCGAGCGACCTCAAGGAGTCCGGACTGCGCGAGATCCTCAACTACGGGCACACTCTCGCGCACGCCATCGAGAAGAACGAGCGCTACAAGTGGCGCCACGGCGCGGCGGTGTCCGTCGGCATGGTCTTCGCCGCCGAGCTCGGCAGGCTGGCCGGGCGGCTCGACGACGCCACCGCGGACCGGCACCGCAGCGTCCTTGCCTCCGTCGGGCTGCCGCTGACCTACCGTGGCGACCAGTGGCCCAAGCTGCTGGAGACCATGAAGGTCGACAAGAAGTCCCGCGGCAGCGTGCTGCGTTTCATCGTCCTTGACGGCCTCGCGAAGCCGACCGTCCTCGAAGGCCCCGACCCGGCCGTGCTCCTCGCCGCGTACGGGGAGGTCTCCGCGTGA
- the aroQ gene encoding type II 3-dehydroquinate dehydratase, whose protein sequence is MTRQVLVLNGPNLGRLGSREPDVYGSTSYAGLVEACRQLGKELGFDVDVRETNDEGELIRWLHEAADGSIPVVLNPGAFTHYSYGMRDAAAQRTAPLIEVHISNPYARESFRHTSVVAAVASGTVAGFGIGSYRLALRALAEELGG, encoded by the coding sequence GTGACCCGCCAGGTGCTCGTGCTGAACGGGCCCAACCTGGGCCGGCTCGGTTCCCGCGAGCCCGATGTGTACGGCTCGACGTCCTACGCCGGCCTGGTCGAGGCGTGCCGTCAGCTCGGCAAGGAGCTCGGCTTCGACGTCGACGTGCGCGAGACCAACGACGAGGGCGAGCTGATCCGCTGGCTGCACGAGGCGGCGGACGGTTCAATTCCGGTCGTTCTCAACCCCGGTGCCTTCACGCACTATTCGTACGGGATGCGCGACGCCGCCGCTCAGCGGACCGCCCCGCTGATCGAGGTGCACATCTCGAACCCGTACGCCCGGGAGTCGTTCCGGCACACGTCGGTGGTCGCTGCGGTGGCCAGCGGCACGGTCGCCGGTTTCGGGATCGGCTCCTACCGGCTCGCTCTGCGCGCGCTGGCGGAGGAACTCGGCGGCTGA